Below is a genomic region from Fundulus heteroclitus isolate FHET01 chromosome 5, MU-UCD_Fhet_4.1, whole genome shotgun sequence.
TCCTGCTGGTTTCTATCATAGCCAGAGCTTTTAAGCTTACTTGTAGCTCAGGTGAAAATCCTTCTGCTCTCTGACCCTGGTGATGCTCATTAGACTAAACCTTCACTTCACGTCTTGCTGGGTGAATATCAGTGATTATAGCTAACTTTAAACCTGGGAATGCTGCTCCACACTTCGCTGCCACCTCACCTTGGCATCACGGGGACTCTGAAATAAGCCGGGTCCGCTATCGTAGCCCCATCGGACCATTAAACCAGGCAGGCTGATGGCTCTGGACTGAACAGTCATTCTGGATTTTCAGTATCTGGCTCTACTCGGctctgcttttctttcttctctcgtCTCGCCTCTTCACGCCActtgtttgcatgttttgctCTTCCGGGTCTCTTTCTGCACACTTCGCTGTAAGATGGACCGATCAAATGTAGAGATACAAACATTACAACACTCACTCTGATGACATTTTATCGAAAGGAGTTTTGTTAGAAACACGATTAATGTGCCCAAATAAGTAATAACTGTATTAACCACACATGTACAAGGAGTTTTATGGGGCCCTCAAGAACTTTGGCCCCTAGGCAACCGCCTAGCTTTGGCTATTGGTAAGTCCGCCCCTGAGTGTACCGACTATAAACCACATTTTTAATGGCTTCTAGTAACCCTGGTTCTAACGCGCTTACAGAATGATGTCCTGTCTGGGAAATACGTTACAGGCGTTCCCATTTAGTGAATACAGTTTGTAGATTAACAAACAATCAAAAATCCTGAGTGGCGGTCTTTGATGGACAGCTGATTATGGAGAGTGTGGATATGGTAGAACTTAACCAGTAGCTGTAGACTATTCTGTGCCAAAGAAAAGCGGTAATGACCTCCCATCATCTCTCATAATTTCCCCCCACACCACCACCAGGGGTAGAACGAAATATGTCAACCTAAATGAAACACGACCACCCAAACCAACTAAACCAGAAACAAACTATACCCAAACACTTTGgtgaatctgctgcagtcagtgctggagagaataaaaagtattgagcattttaaatgaatattgTTTAATATCAAAACCAGTGTTGATAGCAATATTATCGATACTGGGATCTTACACGGCACATAGAGGGCTGACCTCTCAGAATCacaatcagaaatactttcatAATCTCACAGggaaattattacattttttaattatttaattttaattaactaTTTAATTAATCTGACCTCCTCTCCACTAAATGCTTTCCTCATTTCTTTTCAGTGAGTCTCAGCACTAAGATTTTGTCTCTTTGCCTCTAAAGTTTCCACTTTTTGAACTCACAACACGTTCCTTTGGAAGCTGAAGGTTCGCATCAAGTTTTTCATTCTTACAAATGATTTTCACAGGAATCATTCCATCAATTCTGCAGAGCGTAGGTAGAAAATACAGTCAGGATCTGTAAATTTGTGACCCTGAAATTAAATAATCATTCTAATAAAACCAAAAGCTGCAGTCTGAGGTTAAATCAGAACATCTCCAGGTAATTCCTGAACagtctgtgtatttttcagatAGACTGCTGCCTGTTCACAGCTAGGAAGGAAAGGAAGTCATCAGTAAAATGAAGAAAGGAAAGGAAGCAGAAAAATCAATCTGAGTCATCTAGTGGCGAGAGAAAAGGACAACATTCCAGGTTATTCCTTTAATCAGGTTTTTTGGTCtgttgatgttttccagtcatgAAGATCCCAACTGCTGCTGAGGAGATTGTGATCCTGAGTGGAGTTGTTGGGAGAAACCTGACGCTGCCTGATCCTGTGAGGAACTCTGGGTTTTTTAAGCATGGAGACAGTATTGTTGGGCGAGTGTACCCGGGACTTTTCAATTTTATggataaaaattacaaaaacaaaattcactGGAATAGCAGCAATGGACGTTTCACACTCATTGACCTACAACACAATGACTCAGGAAGTTATACCATTGATCCAAAGAATGAAGGCACTCTAAAAACATATAATGTCACAGTGTATGGTGAGTATTCATTTTGgatacccccacccccccgcaCCATCCATACCGCAGCTCATAAAGGATAACTGTTCTACGTACAAACAGTTGGTACTACTCAGCCTGATTTCCTTCTATTTCTGCAGACCCCGCACTGACTCCTGTTATCCAACGTCTGAATGGAAGCTCCAGCAGCTGCTTGTTGTCGTGTTCGGTGGACAGCGAGACCAATCTGCAGATTATAAAGGATGACCAGACTGTGAACGAGACCAGATCTAAGTCACTGCCGTTCTATGTGCAAGAAACGGACTTTAACTCAACTTACCAATGTGTTGCATCCAACCCTGCAGAGAACAGGACTGAGAACATCAACGTCACCGTATGGTGCAGAAAGGACACCAGTGACACAACAGACAGTGAGTGTTGGAGCCgattaattgtttaaataacagtttatttgtaaagtggTATATGTCACTGATGTTGTAAAACAATGCTAATGATTATAGATGGTAGATGAGCTCCTATTTCTAATTGTTTTGTGCTCAGGACTTCCTCCTAGTCAGGCCAGTCTCCTTCTATGACTAAACtggattatttttgctttgcgttgaaggaggaaaacagtttttatatcactaaataaaatttttaattgaaatttgtttaaaaCTAGAAATTTTTCcacaagtatttttttctaGTGTATTCAGAACCTCCTCCTCAGGAACTACTCTGGccttctttgcttttccatgGATTTGatttggttatttgttttcttttccagatCTGAAGATTTCGATTCTGGTTGGGcttgtgttattattatttgggGTTGGGGTTGGTATTGGTGTTTATTGTTGCAAGAGACACAAGAGACTCAATCATGCACAAGGTACttcttgatatttttatttcattttaacgCACCTTTTGTAATATATTTCTTTATGATTcttgatagaaaaaaattataattaacagCTCGTTTGGAGTTCTaaccataattttttttaggatgaTTTTTATTCTCATAATCTCATGTCTCCTACTTAATAAGAATTACATGCAGAAACCAAATTAACTTTattcagaaacactttaaaaccagaacaaacatcatttaccagcattaaaaacacataaaaatgttataaaGTAACTTGAACAAATGAAGTACACTCTTCCCTACTGGGTCAAAATTCAGAGTTCAATCTATTTCATTAAATCTCTAGTTGACTTTAAGTCTAAGCATTCCTGGGGTGAGAAGTGGTCAGTGGAAACTTGATCTGCAGGATCTCCAATCATCAAACACCACATATtctgttttacaaaaataaaacccagaacaGGCCGAGTTTTATCAGTCAGTAACAATAAAGCGTAACGACACAGACAACAACGTTAACAGTTTTatcctaataaaataataatagattACATGTTAGGCTTTCTATGTCGCTCTCTCACCAGTTATTATGttattatggtaacacataatgaaaaTGAAGATTCTTGAATAGCAGCAGATATTATAGAGACTCAATGTTTCTTCTGCATATCTCTAAAGAGGAGATGGATCATGATCATGGCTACCATTCACAACCAGACGCTTAGAAAAGTCCACAACATGGACCCGAGTCCAGCTGCTACAACCGAGTCTGGATTTATTAGTTAGAGACAGATTACTGTTCCGGGCAATGATGCAAACCTTAAAATAGATActtgtttataaaataaagagTCATATTGTTGGGGGAAACATTAAAACACTTTCTAGGCCCTGTGTGATGATAGCAGTGGATCATCTGGAGAGGTTAAAGCAACAGGCCTAAAATCCTTCAAGGATCCAGGGtttaaaatattgttgaaaCTGGAGCAATAATTGACTTTTCAGAACCGTGGAAACTTGTGTTTCTGGAGTGAtgagagaagaaaataaaagatgctGCAGACATTTCAGGCACTATGTGGTCCACATGGTACCAGACTCTGGACATTTATAAGACTCGTCAATTTGAAACGATTTTCCACCTTTCTCTCAGGAAATTAAGCTGGGGAGCCCTGATACTCTTAGTTGAAGGAACATATCACTAAAGCTAaatacaacaatatttttgcccTACTTGTTAGagtaaataacttttttaaccttttgttttagAGATGGAAGAAAGCTTTGGCCATCCACAGAGCTTCATCATGTCTGAGAATGTTAGAAGATCCAACCAGCAGCTTATCTCCATTTTATTAATTAGAAAACCACTGTGAGCAACGCAAAAAGACTTTTACTGGAGATTGTTATAggttgcttatttattttatctcctAGGTCATATAACCTATTTTCCATTATGTCAGCTGAGGCAGCAGAAGTGAAGTCAGTCTCATCTGTCATCACTAACTAGCTGGAAGCTGGAAGCCAGTTGTCAATGAGCTCTCAGTTAAAAGTGACTCAGGTACTTCTTAAATAATCCACTGCAAAATAATTAGATGTTTATTCAAGGCAGATAAATACAGGAAGGACCAATTATAGCCACAAAAAAGCAGGATTTATATATAGAGTAAATATGTGAGGGTTTGATAAATCTAATGTTTGCATGTAAGTAATACTGTAGTGATGCTTTTTCTTTATTGATTGTAAACATTTAGTGGATGCAGTCTGATGATAGTAATACTGTTATACAAGCTGACAATCAAATTATACGAGTTGCTTTAATTTCTGCAAATGACTTTAAGTTTCAGATGTTCTACAGCCTTtagtgttaaaataaaatctgctgtCAGGTAATCTAGTCAACATGTtggcagctttttattttaattatggaTCAAACACAAAGAAAGTACAGAAACAGATTCTAAGGTGGCTTTTTAGCTCCTAATGAGAAAGTTGCTTCTTGGTTGGAATATTGTCGTCTTTGATCTGTGATAAAACTTTTCTAATAGAACCTTGTTTCTTATTCTGTAAAACTTCACTGTTGCTgttcaaattagatttttatcacATTAAAGCTTCATTGTGTCTCTTGCAGAACCACCCACAGCAGCACAGTCATCTAATGGTGAAAACCATCAGGTACGTACCTGCAGGTCTGTTAAACACCTGAGGACCTCGGGTCTCATTTCTAAATCTTTGCGTTTAATCCATACTAAAACTGTATGTAcagcaacaaaaagaaaatgctgtatGCCATAAATATTCAGAGTTATAAAATCATGTGCACGTACGCACCAGCaggcagttttattttataaatcacagctgtacctgaacgttTGCGTACCTGGTTCCTCCGCAGGTTCTGCTCTCTacacccagattcaaccataaatagtcgatgcaaagcacctcataaATGTTCCCAtaagttaaaaatgtttcagctgATGATTTTTTCACCAAGATGACGTGGCaaccacagagaaaaaacaaagaaaatgtggGGAAATTTCACAGAAaggcgtttattaaatgtgtaaatcccagttaaaagcacagatgttgcCCACATTCAAAGATCCCGtcaaaaattaaacatgttgcTGTTTTACAGCTGTATTCCTCTGAGGCTGCGTTCAGATCCACGTCGGCTTGGAGAGCGGCCTTTCTGCACCAGGGAGGGAGGTGTAGCCACTTTTCTCTGTAGGGTGAAGCAGAAGGCAAAGCTCAGGGTTTTCTGATTCTAACAAACACTATTTATTAGAAACAGGTAAAGTTTTCCAGCCTCTTAatgtaaaattataataaatacgTCCCAGACTGCTCCACAGACCCTAACTACTGATTATGAGCAGGGACCAAAAACCTTAAAGCCCAGTGCTGGGTTTTAGTTACATCTCCAATCTGGCAAGTCTTCTTTAGCTTTACTaccaattaataataataattgaacttatattgatctcacaatgaagAATCTTAAGCCATGCCCTTGTGgcgcagtgggctgccactgtgcagtgcCTGGGAACAAtcttctctaaccactaggccagcactcccaCCAGTTATTGCACATCTGTGTTTTAGAAGCAGACTGCAGCGAGTCCTTAGATTTTATCTTATCCTCTAAACGTGGGCTGCACCGTGCTTTGGGTGTTAGCACAGAGGCCCtgccagcctggggtctttctacaTGGAAGGTAAGGTTCTACCTAtacatgcatgggttctctccaggttctCCTGCTTATTCTCGATGTCTAAAAACCCCTGTCAGGTAGAACGGTCTCTGTAAATCAGCCTTAGGTAAGGGTGTCTGGGCATGTTTAGCCTTTGTGTCTCTGAATTGGAGGGTGATTATGAGAGAGCGTGATGCACACATACAGAACAACTTTTAGGTTTTTCTGCTCTACTGCGGTTATGATTGGTCCTCCTATTTTGCATCCTACACACATATCCAGACTTACATTAGGATCCAAGTTAGCTGTGGTGATTAACCAACTTtgtgtgcttttaaatcctCAGGAAGAATTGGAGCTGGAGCCGCTCAGACAACCGCCAACGGCTGATCAGAACCTGAATCACTGTGAAGCTCATTAACTGCACTGAAGAAGACTACAAGActacactttttaataggatatatgtactgggttctttcaaggtcttcattacattttatgaatgggctccagtaacatatgatagataatatctacttcagggtttcccgcagcgctatcttggcgtggcggccgccacgccaaactcacgctactgccacgccaacattccaaaaaaaaaaaaaagtgacgttaacacgcggtttgttGTTGTAgctttcgcgcgtgcgtgaatggcagggaaaaaacacatggatacccccgctccgcgagtctgtccgcggaaaacgtgtcgtcccccccccccgccccccactccgctccgcgagtcggtctgCCTCGCATAAGCacattcctgcgggaaacactatactttgaaagttaacatgaactgctgctgaagatgaccactctgatctacctggatgttctctggaggactgaaacaaCTCAGTgatgtcagtctgtgggtctgtcggggcaatgagagaagatTCGTCTCTTCTCTCCGTTTGTtgctcgacgttttcttgctcatggtttttcccGTGCTTATATAAATCTGTTATGttaacactgaatttaaccggctttttacaaaccatacagcctaatttcatttacggtattacaTTTTAGCCAAATGGCGCTTctttccctgttcatgttttttttccgctAGTGCAGTCCCTCTCTTTCTCCGAGTCTGATCATTTGAACAGCACCGCGGATGTTTGTGTTGGGAGCAGAGTGGGCGGGCcgggctgagcctgcgtgctgattggctggcgccgctgagccatgtaggagaggggagggggagcaggagATTGCCGTGAGGGAGACTTTGGTGCAGCTTCTGCAAGCAGCGCCCGCGCGCGCTGGTCAgagtcagttttgggccccccctccgtcctgggcccgggacaacagacccgtttgtcccccccctgtcggcgggcaTGCTCACTGTCACAACTTGTTTTGCTGAGGGCCGTCCGCTCTATCTTGAGAAACAGGGATCCTTTGCCCGTGTTTTAAATCTTAACTtcttaaaaatttaaaaccatattatAATATGAAAAATAGCGAGAAATTTAGACCCAAGCGTTGCAGTTTCACTTTagatagaccacaactgaaggatttcaatgtgaaaaggaaggatttaaaataTAGTCTGTCAGCTTTAAAGCTACCTCCTATGATAACTTTATTAGTAAAAAAActttacattattttgttttaacttcTCACTAATATCTGCAAaaacgttattttttttactgttatatCCATATACGATGGCAAAATTACCATTGTTCTATTCATTTCCACTAAAATCCATTTCTCTGTGACTATATGACTAAAATACCAAAATAGAACCAGGAAATCTATAACCCAGGATCATAACCCTAGATGTGCCATGGCTAAAGTCAATTAGGTCTCCCCTTCAAAGTTTCCAAAATGTTGAGTACTCACAAAataggtttgttttttgtaagaattttttttttttacttttaagctTTACAGTAAAGTAGCCAtgtgtttaatgttgttttattaatcCCCTGGTGTAACAAAAATAACACTATATAAGCAAAATAGATGCATCAGTGATGATGTGCAGCAGGGGTGTGGAACTAATTTCCGTATTGGGCCATTTTgtcatcatgaagtcattaaaagggacGGTTGCACCTGTAtggatgatacttttgatttcataatttcatctcagttcacatagaaatataataaataatgcaGAGTAACATAAAGGTAGCACCTTTAGTTGATAATGGGGGATGACTTacctgcatcactttttctcttttttggacatttctgggttgtttcaATGTGTTGTGTAAaagctgacatctagtggcaggatgctgttactacacagttaaagaaaatcaacattttccacaggaggctcagtttcagccactttgtaaaatttaaaacttaCTTTATGACATTTATATCTCTTTTTGGCtgttgagggccggataaattgcttTGATGGGCTGAATTCAGCCCGCAACTTCCTGTGATGTGCAGGAACGAGTAAACAAACTCAGCAAATAACTCTTAAATGAGAACCAAAAGTGCATGTTGTGTAAACAGGAATAAAAGTAATAAGGTGAAAAAATGTGTTGGGGTCCTTTTGTTCTTTAATGCTGTGTAGTCCCAGTTTTCTCTTTGCTCTGCAGAGGTAGACGTATCCCACTGACTACTGGAGGCAGCCCTGTCTACTATGATATCTTCCATATTATCATCATCGCGAGGGTCTCGTTAGGTTGTAATTGTGATACTGCATCCAGGAAGTGCATCATTTACCACTTGTCTCTAAGGGTTTAGCTGCGAGGGTCACAAACCCTGGGTACTTAGCCAAAGGTGGCAGACAAGACATGAACTGATGGTCAACAGTGCTTTAATCTTAgaagatttattaaaaatagatCTATAGCACCACAGTGCACATTCACAAATTTGCTAGCACAGAGACATCAGCTGTGCTGCTTGCTGATGATTGTATTTAAGCTAAAACCCCACCTACTGGGTTTGACTTGTGATTGGCTAGATGTTGTTGACCATGTTGAGTTACTTTGCCCACCGGTGAAGATGGCTgttagagatatatatatatatatatatatatataaaaccacaaaaacccaaaaggtcaacagtttcatgatacatcaagcttagggactggctaatatacagcaggtcaaaaaaggccatattttggctgaagtgctgctgttctcttatgaagaaaagatcatctagtgcactaaattcaatagatgggttgaaaatatccagtataaaataagtgctacaaatgttacaacacttttgttcatatggcagcagaacattaaaataaaagtgctctttacactacttttgaattcattcttggagtttgtaaatacaatgcgattaatcgcgattaatcacgattaatcagggcgattaatcgcgattaaatattttaatcgttgcccagccctaatatatatatatatatatatatatatatatatatatatatatatatatatatatatatatatatatatatatatatatatactgggcCAGTGTGTCGTACCGTTTGGCAAATATTCTGAGGATGCTTCAAATGCAGCCTTCGATTTCCTGAGGTGCTTTGCGCGCTTTTttagtgaaagtagtgatttaagtcagttatttacagggtttgtacacatttaactattcaattcaaattactaaagttacaaacataagcttatatcaagtgttacaaatataaaattttatatttaaacatattcgtcaatctgctgacaagcgtttgtttaataactggtatattatgatcattagcatgcccctgggtgaaaataatagcaggtaaatgttacctctccactgcgctctcccagcctgagaaaaattcgTCGCCGGTTTTGCTGCTGCCGAAGCCGTCTAAACcgactctcctcctccaataacaagtaaataaaaaaaataaaataaaaatttccatatccatttttttgtcgTCTGGTGCTGTTTTTCccgggcttggggtagacgtgatgacgtcgtgtcgcaaccaggaagtgctccaaaggctagaccgtcccatttaccaacggttgaggatcctccggaggatcctccggagcatcctccgatgCCTGGGTCCTCCTGAAGGCCCGTTCATACCTCACataaaagacggatacgtgtgaagtgtttcatacgttctaaccgtcgatttcgtccgtaatttgacacgaaaattgggagcttacgattacggacgaaacggatcaatacggagcaatactaccggaaaaggtgggggcgctattgagtttttagtacaaaatgtcaacaaaatcacaaagaaggttagaattctgggctttaaacaatggcgggattcaaGGAAcaacttgcggagcttgtccgcaactacccacacacaTGTGATGTGTCGTGTctggggcacagggacaaacaaaaagtttagtaacggagcaaatacaacaaaatcatgtcttggaccgtcgccatgtttgacGAATTATTGTcacccagcactgccacctagaggaaatattggttattgcgcacctcaacggacggaggtatgaaggagtcaacggatagaacgtacggacagaaatacggacgtgtaggccaaacgtagggtatgaatggaccttaaggctgtgtaggctgggtccttcgaaggacgcagcttGCAAATTGAGACACAGTTAATGTCTAAGATGAActgaagcctggacagcatcctcctctct
It encodes:
- the LOC105922253 gene encoding uncharacterized protein LOC105922253, which codes for MRCYWKSLLFLLTGVSFMKIPTAAEEIVILSGVVGRNLTLPDPVRNSGFFKHGDSIVGRVYPGLFNFMDKNYKNKIHWNSSNGRFTLIDLQHNDSGSYTIDPKNEGTLKTYNVTVYDPALTPVIQRLNGSSSSCLLSCSVDSETNLQIIKDDQTVNETRSKSLPFYVQETDFNSTYQCVASNPAENRTENINVTVWCRKDTSDTTDNLKISILVGLVLLLFGVGVGIGVYCCKRHKRLNHAQEPPTAAQSSNGENHQEELELEPLRQPPTADQNLNHCEAH